In Hyalangium gracile, the genomic window GCTCGGTGCGCCTGGGCGGAGGCCTGGGTGTGGACGCCGCGCGCCAGGAAGGCCGCGTCCTGGGTGAGTGGACCAACCGCAACATCTTCGGAGGGCTGCGCCGGCTCACGGTGAGGGGGCGCCTGGGCTACGCCTTCCTGCCGTCCATCTACGGGGTGAGCACGGGCCAGGAGAACTCCAAGAGCGGCCTCATCTTCGAGGCCACCACCGAGTTCGAGCAGCCGCGCTTCCTCTTCCGGGACTTGCGCCTGCAGGCCTCCCTCAACGGGGAGAAGGGCCTGGAGCAGGCGTACTCCTTCGTCGGCGGGCGCCTGCGCACCGGCGTCATCTGGCAGCCGCACCCGGACCTGTCCGTCTTCCCGGCCTACAACCTGGAGTTGTACGAGCTGAAGGGGCGGGTGGGCGCCAACGAGCAGGGAATTCCCCTCATCACGCTGGGTTGCCGCAACAACAACTCCGATGACCCGAACAAGCCGTGCGCCATCCAGCTCAGCTACCTGGAGACCACCGTCGAGTGGGACCGGCGCGACGACAAGATCGAGCCGCGCGCCGGCTACTACGCCGCGCTCTCCGTGCAGGGCGGCGGCGGGCCGCTGTTCGGCGACTTCACGTACATCCGCCTGCTGCCGGACCTGCGCTACTACCAGTCCTTCGGCCTGGAGCAGCGGCTGACGGTGGCGGGCAAGGTGCGCCTGGGCACGCTCATCCCCTACCGCAACAAGAAGACGGGGCAGCGGCAGAGCTCCATCGTCAACCGCTTCTTCTCCGGCGGCGGCTCGTCCATGCGCGGCTTCAACAGCCAGCGGCTGTCTCCCCAGGTGGCCATCAATCCGGCCGACCCGGAGGCGGGCACCGTGCCCATCGGCGGCAACAGCCTCTTCGAGACCTCACTGGAGGTCCGCTACCGGATCACCGACAGTATTGCGCTGGCCAGCTTCTGGGACACGGGCTTCGTGGGCGCCGAGTCGCTGTCCCTGGGAGGCCGGAACGCCTTGAGTAACAGCCTGTACCACGCACTGGGAGTGGGGCTGCGCTACATCACCGTGGTGGGGCCCATCCGAGTAGACATCGCCCGACGGTTGCCGATCGGCCCCCCCTTGCCCGTCGAGGGCGCGGGGTACACCTATCCTGCCGGCGGTACCTGCTTCGGCCTGGGAAGCAAGAAGTCGACCTACGCGGGAGCCCCGGACGGGCTCTGCACGTTCCAGCTGTCGATTGGAGAGGCGTTTTGACACCACCGAAGGCGCACAAGCATGCCCGATGGAGGCGCTGGGTGCGCCGCATCGTCTGGGGCGTGCTGGGGCTGGTAGGCCTGGTGCTGCTGCTGGTGGCCGGCGCGCTGGCCTGGCTCACCTCGCCCGCGGGCGAGCGGTGGGTGCTCGGCAAGGCCCTGCCCCTGGCGAACGAGCAGCTCTCCGGGCGACTGGAGGCGGGCGCGGTGGAGCTGAGCCTGTCGGGGCTCACCCTGCGGGACGCCAAGCTCTACACCCCCGAGGGGGACCTGGTGGCCGAGGTGGCCCTGGTGGACGCGCGCCTGTCCCTGGCGCCCCTGGTGGCCCAGCACGTGGTCATCACCTCCGCCCGGCTCGAGAAGCCGCGCCTGTACCTCGTGCAGGACGAGCGCGGCCTCAACCTCATGCGGGCGCTGGAGCCCCGCAACCCCAAGCCCGAGGAGCCGTCCACGGGCCGGAGCTCGCTGCGGCTCTCGCTGAGGGACCTGCGGCTGGAGGACGGCTACGTCGACTTCGAGGGAGACACCGCGGAGGGCACCCGCCAGGTGCGGCTGGAGGACTTCGACGCCCAGGGCGCGGCCAGCTATGGCGCGGCGAAGCAGGCCTTCGACGTGCGGCTGGACGCCACCGGTGGGCTCTCCCGCCCCCTCACCGGCCCGGTGAAGCTGACGCTCCGGGGCCAGGGCGAGGAGCAGAACCTCTCCACGGACGTGGACCTCACCGTGGCGGGGCTCGTGCTCCAGGCCCGCGGTGGCATGCGCGGGCTGAGCGAGGCGTGGATGGAGCTCGAGCGCCTGTCGCTCGAGCCAGCGACGGCTCGGGCCTTCGTGCCCACCTATCCATTGATCGCGCCCGTCAGCGTGGAGGGTAACGGCCAGAAGCAGGGCGACGTCGCCCGCACGAGCCTGACGGTGAAGGCCGGGAGCGCCACGATGAACGTGGATGGCTCCTTCAACGTCGCCACGATGCGCAGCGACGGCGTCACCGTGCGGGCCCGGGACATCAACCTCGCCGAGCTGATGGAGAACGCGGCGACCACCTCCATCGTCGCCAACCTCAACGCGAGCGGCGGAGGCACGAGCCTGGAGACGCTCGACGGCCAGGTGGAGCTCAACGTCTCCCCGTCGAAGTTCAAGGGACAGCCGCTCGGGCCGGTGGAGCTCAAGGCGAGCGCGAAGGACGGCTACTACACGCTCTCGCGCCTGCGGGTGCTGCTGCCGGGCGCCTCGCTGGACGCGCGCGGCCAGGGCAAGGTGGACCACATCCAGATGAAGGGCAGCCTGAGCGCGTCGGATCTCGCCGTGCTCGGGCAGACGGTGGGCCGGCTGGGCCCGGGCCCAGCGCTGCCGCTGTCCGGCAGTGGCGCGCTGGATTTCCAGGTGGAGGGGCCGCTGCGCACCCCGGGAGTGGAGCTCTCGGGCACCTTCGCCACCCTGGGCTACGAGGACAACCTCATCAAGGACCTCAACCTGAAGGCCTCGCTGCCGGACGTCACCAGGCCGCTGTCCGCGGATGCCTCGCTGGTGGTGGGCGAGCTGCAGACGGGCGGCCGCACCTTCCAGAACCTCTCGGCCGCCATCATCACGCGGGGCCGGGAGCTGGAGGCCACCGTGAAGACCGCGGGCGACGCGGTGCTGGGCCTCACGCTGGCCGGCACCGTGGACGAGGACCAGGAGGGGCTCGCGGTGAAGGCGATGACGCTCGCCTGGCCCGAGGGCACCTGGACGCTGCGGGGCACCTCTCACGTGGGCTTCGGCGGCGGCAGGCTTGAAGTGAAGCCCGCCCTCACGCTCGTGTCCGACCAGCAGCGCCTGGCCGTCACGCTCGTGAAGGAAGGCGAGCACGTGGACGGGCGCGTGGAGGCGGACGCGCTGGACCTCACGAAGCTCCCCAGGTCCTTCATCCCCGAGACGCTCAAGCTGGGCGGCACCGTCTCCGCGCGGGTGAGCGCGCGCGGGCGGCTGCCTCGCCCGGACGCCGACATCTCCCTCACGCTCGCGGACGTCCGCTTCCAGGAGTACTCGGACATCAACGCCACGCTGAAGGGCACCTACGTGAAGGACCGCGCCAGCGGCACCCTCACCGCGAACGTGCCGGCAGCCAGCATCACCGCGGACTTCGACGTGCCGGTGCAGGGCCTGCTGCGGCACCGCAAGGATGAGATGAGCCTCCGGGTGAACCTCGCCCGCCTGAGCATCGAGGAGACGCGGAAGATGCTCGGGCGCCCGGAGCCCGTGAGCGGAGAGCTCAGCGGCGTGCTGGAGGTGAAGGGGCCCGCGAGGGAGCCACGCCTCACCTTCACGATGAAGGGCGAGGGGCTGGTCTATGGAGGCCTGCCGCAGGGCGTCCTGAAGGATCCGCTCGCCTTCACGCTGACCGCCGCGTCCGATGAGGCGACCGGAGCCCTGGGCGCGCGCTTCGAGCTGCAGGGCCTGGCGAAGCAGACCTACGTCACCCTGAAGACGCCCTTCACGCTGGGCCAGTTCCTCATCAAGCCGCCCACCGCGGACGAGGTGATGCGCGCCCGGCTGAACGTGGAGGGCGCCATGGAGGAGCTGGCCCTCGCCCAGGTGGGGGCCCTGGCCGGGCTCCAGAATGCCGAGGGCACCGTCACCGCGACGTTCGCCCTGTCCGGCTCCGTCCTCGTGCCCGAGGCCCGGCTGAACGTGCAGGCCCGCCGCGTCAGCGCCAACGGGCTGCCGCCGCTGGATGCCAACCTCTCCGTCAACGGCGGAGGAGACGACATCCGCGCGGAGCTGACGACGCTCCGGTACGACGGCGACAAGACCGCGCCCCTGGCGCAGCTGAGCGCCACGCTCGACGCGCCGCTGGGCGCCATCCAGGACCAGGACGTCATCGGCTGGGTGCCCTTCGAGCTCAAGGGACGCCTCCACCCCACGGCCCTCAAGGAGCTGATGGGTCTGGCCGAGGCCGACCCCACGCTGCGAGAGCAGGGGCTGCAGGGCATCGTCTCCCTGGAGGTGTCCGCGCGAGGCACTCCCGCAACGCCGGAGGTCGTCCTCGACGTGGGCCTCCAGCAGCTCGGCGTGGGCAGGCTCGCGCTGGGCCAGGCCCACGTCCACTACACCTACGCGGACGCTCGCTCCGACCTGGACGCGACCGTCTCCGCTCCCTCGGGAGGCAGCCTGCTCGTCCGGGCCGGCATCCCGCTGGACCTGTCCCTGCCCGCCGTGCAGCAGGGGCTGGAGGTGAAGAAGGTGCCGCTGGACGTCAAGGTGGTGGCCCGGCGCTTCGACATGGGCTTCCTCTCCGGCGCCACCGAGATGGTGCGCAGCCTGGGCGGCGTGCTCGAGGCGGACGCGGCCATCGCCGGCACCGTGGGCGCGCCCACCCTCAAGGGCACCGTCAACTGGAAGGACGGCCGGCTGGGGCTGATGGGCTTCGGCGAGTACCGCGACATCCAGGTCGCCCTCGGCGTGACGGAGGAGCGCATCCACCTGCAGCAGCTCTTCGCGCGTGGCGGCGCCGGCCAGCTGCGCCTCACCGCGGAGGCCGTGCGCTCGAAGACCGGGGCCTACGAGCTCACCGGCGAGACCCGGCTCGAGAAGTTCCCCATCATCTCGGAGGACCAGCTCGTCGCCGTCGCGTCGCTGCGGGCCTCGCTCGAGGGCAGCCTGAGCCTCGACACCGTCAACATCCGCAACCTCACCATCCCCGAGGCCCACATCGAGCTGCCGGAGGTGCAGCGCAAGGATCTGCAGCCGCTCGAGCCCGCCAGCGACATCGTCCTGGTGCGCAACGGCGTCCCGGTGGACAAGCGCCGCCGCAAGCGCAACGAGCCTCCGAAGGACGGCACGCCCACCAGCGGCACGGCCGAGGACACCGCCTCGGCCAGCAACACCGACACGCCGGTCACCGGGAAGCCGAGCGTCGCGGGCACGGGCGGCGCGGGTGCCCAGCCGAGGGACCTGGTGGACACCTCCGACTCCGAGGAGGAGGTCCAGCGCACCTACCGCATCCTCATCAACGCGCCGAGGAACCTCTGGGTCCGCGGCTCGGACGTGAACATCGAGCTGGGGCTGTCGCAGAACTTCGAGGTCTCCTACACGGACCAGCCCTTCCTCGCCGGAGAGGTCATCGTCCAGCGCGGCCGGGTGGATGCGCTGGGGCGCCGCTTCGACGTGCAGCGCGAAAGCCGGGTGAACTTCACCGGGCCGCCGCTGGCGCCCTACCTCAACATCACCGCCGAACACGTCAACGAGCGGGAGAACGTCACCGTCTTCATCCACGTGCGCGGCCAGGGCAAGGACTTCACCATCGAGCCCACGAGCGATCCGCCGATGTCCGAGACGGAGATCTACACGCTGCTGGCCACGGGCCGGCGGACGCTGGAGCGCAACTCGGGCTCGTCGATGACGGGCGCGCAGGCCGCGTCGGTGGTGGGCTCGCTGGTGGCCTCGCAGGCCAAGAAGGCGCTGTCGGCCGAGCTGCCCCTGGACGTGTTCTCCATCGAGGCGGGCGACAGCGGGCTGGCCGGCACCAAGCTCGAGGTGGGCAAGTACCTCACGGACAAGATCTACGTGGGCTACACGGGCCGCGTGGGCACCGCGGCCCAGAGCCGCGAGAACGCCAACGCGGTCCGCTTCGAGTACCAGTTCACCCCGGCCTGGAGCCTCGAGGCCAACTACGGCGACGCGCGCTCCGGCGGCCTGGACCTCATCTGGAGCAAGGACTACTGAGGTCCACGCTCATCAGAGCGCGTGGATCTCGTAGCAGGTGCCCACCGGGCCGCTGCCCGTCGTGGGGGCGTTGGGGGCGGACTTCCACGCGCCCTCCACGCCGCACTGGTGCCACTGCAAGTCCCCCGAGGACTGCACGCAGGTGCGCGTGGGCACGGGGTGGCCCAGCGTGGCCGACGGGCAGTACGGGTAAGAGGTGGTGCAGCCCGTGGGCTTCGTCGTCGAGCCCCCGGTGAAGACGCCCGCCACGCACTTGCGCCACAGCGCGTCGGAGGAGCTCTGCACGCAGGTGAACTCGGCGACGTTGGCGTCCACGGTGCCCGAGTAGCACGAGGTGCCGCCGGTACCCCACGCGTACTCGCCCTTGAAGCGGTTGTACGCCGAGGCCACCAGCGACGAGCCACCCACCGTCTTCCTCCCGCACTGCGTCGCGTAGGCGCCCACCCACGGCGTGTACGTGTAGAGCGCGGCGGTGGCCTTGGTGGCCGGCCGCACCGAGCACGGATCCAGCGAGCTCTTCGTCACGCCCACCTTCCACCCGGAGATGGTGGAGCCGCCCGAGTCCAGGGACGTGAAGTAGCCGCGCATCTTCTTCGCCGCGCACTCCACCTGGTTGCCGAAGCCCGTGTAGGCCGCGTCACAGCCGCTGCTGTCCGGACAGCCGCAGCCACACGCCTTGGCCAGGTTGGAGGAGGTGCCGCTGGTGATGAGGCTCGACTCCGTCTGGATGCGCGCCAGCATGTAGAGCGGGCTGATCTGGTACGCCTTGGAGCGCTCGACGATGAGCGCCGCCGCCGTCTTGCCCCACGCCGGATCCGTGTACGTGGCCAGGTAGCTGCCCTTCTGCTGGAGGAACTGCTGCACCTGCGCGGTGGTGATCCACTGCCCCCCCGTGATGTCCGCGTCCTCCAGCAGCCGGTTCATGTCGTACGTGGTGGTGGCCTCCTGCAGCACCTCTCCCGTCAGCTCATCCACGACGGGCGCTTGTTCGGTGGGACCACAGCCGAGGGAGTACAGCACGGGCAGCAGGAGCAGCGAGACTCGAAGCTTCATCGCGACCTCTCTGGTGGGGGGGCGCGCGTCTTAGTCCCTCACACGGGTTTCTCAAAGAAGTCATTTATTTCCAGGATTGATACATTGTTTTCACGGGAGCGAAGTTTCAGCTCCTCGGCGTTGCCGCGCGGGCGGAGCATTGCGACTCGATTGCACCTGGAGACCAGTCAAGCAGCCCTCCGGGACAGGACGTGACACAGCAGCGAGAGACCTCGTTAGCATCCAGCACCACCAGCGCGAGCAAGCCTGGTCAAGGAGCCTGTGGATGCGAGCCTCTTCCCTCTTCTCCCTTCGAAACCTCGGCACCGCGGCGTGGGTGCTGACCCTGGCGGCGTGCTCCTCTTCCAGCGAGGAGATCTACGGAGAGATCCGCGCGCTGGGCGACTTCCGCGGTGGCATCGCCACCTGGTACGACGCGACGGGCGCGGGGCACTGCGGCTACGACGCGAGCCCCAACGACATGGACGTGGCGGCCATGAACGCGCCGGAGTTCTCCAACAGCGCGGTGTGCGGCTCGTGCGCGGAGGTGGAGGGGCCGCAGGGCACGGTGCGCGTGCGCATCGTGGACAGCTGCCCCGAGTGCGCCTCCGGACACCTGGACCTGAGCAAGCAGGCCTTCGCGAAGATTGCCCCCATCAATGATGGGCGCGTGACGACGCAGTGGCGCCTGGTGAGCTGCGCCGTGCAGGGCCCGGTGCGCTACCGCATCAAGGAGGGCAGCTCCGAGTGGTGGGTCGGCATCCAGGTGCGCAACCACCGGCTGCCCATCCAGAAGTTCGAGTACCAGAAGAACGGCTCGTGGGTGGAGGTGAAGCGCGAGCCCTACAACTACTTCGTGGCCAGCTCCGGCATGGGCCCCGGCCCGGTGAAGGTCCGCATCACCGCCACCGACGGACAGAAGCTCGAGGACACCCTGCCCGAGATCAAGGCGGAGAAGACCTTCGACGGCGCCGCGCAGTTCTCCCTGCAGTAGACGCACCCATCCGTCCCCCCCACAACGAGGTCCTCACATATGCGATTCGAGAACGTCCTCTCCCCTCACGTACTCATCGCGGTCGGAGTGCTGGGCCTGACCGCCTGCTCCGACTCCAACCCTCCGGAGGAGCCTGTCGCTCCGCTCTCGGAGGAGAAGACCAGCACCGCCACGCGCGTGGTCTCCGACGGCACGGGCAACTGCAACTTCGATCCGAGCCCGGAGGATCTACACGTGGCCGCGCTGGATGCCACCGCCTACGGAGACTCCGGGCTGTGCGGCGCCTGCGCGGAGCTGGAGCTGCCCGCGGAGAAGAAGAAGGTGCGCGTGCGCATCGTCGACAGCTGCTCGGGGTGCACGCCGGATCAGCTCGGCCTCAGCCCGCAGGTGTTCGACTCCATGGGCGGCAGCAATCTGATCACGGCCAGCGTCCGCTGGCGCTACATCACCTGCCCGGTGCAGGGCCCGCTGCGCTACCGCTTCAAGGAGGACAGCAGCCCGTACTGGGTGGCCATCCAGGTCCGCAACCACCGGCACCCCATCCAGAAGCTGGAGTGGGAGAAGGACGGCACCTGGATCGAGGTGAAGCGCGAGGCCTACAACTACTTCGTCGAGCCCGCGGGCATGGGCCCCGGCCCGCTGCACCTGCGCTTGACGTCCACCACGGGGAGGGTCATCGAGGACACCCTGCCCGTCGTGATCCAGGGCACCGTCGTGGATGGCAAGGCCCAGTTCGAGGACTGAAGCTCTGAAAATCCCGCTCTCCGCGTGCATTTCGATCAGAATGTTGATCGAGCACGCGGAGCCCTCCGGCGCTCTCATCGCAAAACCATTCGGAACGAAATCTTCTCAGGACCGCGCAACTTGATTCTCGAATCAGCCGAAAAAGCAGGCACGTCACTCTCAAACGGAGAGAAATCT contains:
- a CDS encoding BamA/OMP85 family outer membrane protein, which translates into the protein MDVALLRHRLRAPLLLLLALACACATTKPQPDALEVKDLKIEGTDKVSEGDIKAKILTTDTPWWEPLWPFDKGPSYFDPNAWQADLRRIERYYQAQGYYQAQVVSNTVKPEGKEAVELVAQVREGEPTRIGTIELSGMEQLPDDHQRRVKAELPLNKGDVFLEENWQGVKELLQGRLRELGYAEAEVGGEVQVDVDTHLASVALQVQPGPRYKFGNIFVATDANPQVAPKRIIEQAQGAVRKGDWYSETALAEAQARVFGMGVFGAVKVNRGGPDREAATVPVVVDVREAPLRSVRLGGGLGVDAARQEGRVLGEWTNRNIFGGLRRLTVRGRLGYAFLPSIYGVSTGQENSKSGLIFEATTEFEQPRFLFRDLRLQASLNGEKGLEQAYSFVGGRLRTGVIWQPHPDLSVFPAYNLELYELKGRVGANEQGIPLITLGCRNNNSDDPNKPCAIQLSYLETTVEWDRRDDKIEPRAGYYAALSVQGGGGPLFGDFTYIRLLPDLRYYQSFGLEQRLTVAGKVRLGTLIPYRNKKTGQRQSSIVNRFFSGGGSSMRGFNSQRLSPQVAINPADPEAGTVPIGGNSLFETSLEVRYRITDSIALASFWDTGFVGAESLSLGGRNALSNSLYHALGVGLRYITVVGPIRVDIARRLPIGPPLPVEGAGYTYPAGGTCFGLGSKKSTYAGAPDGLCTFQLSIGEAF
- a CDS encoding expansin EXLX1 family cellulose-binding protein translates to MRFENVLSPHVLIAVGVLGLTACSDSNPPEEPVAPLSEEKTSTATRVVSDGTGNCNFDPSPEDLHVAALDATAYGDSGLCGACAELELPAEKKKVRVRIVDSCSGCTPDQLGLSPQVFDSMGGSNLITASVRWRYITCPVQGPLRYRFKEDSSPYWVAIQVRNHRHPIQKLEWEKDGTWIEVKREAYNYFVEPAGMGPGPLHLRLTSTTGRVIEDTLPVVIQGTVVDGKAQFED
- a CDS encoding translocation/assembly module TamB domain-containing protein, producing the protein MRRIVWGVLGLVGLVLLLVAGALAWLTSPAGERWVLGKALPLANEQLSGRLEAGAVELSLSGLTLRDAKLYTPEGDLVAEVALVDARLSLAPLVAQHVVITSARLEKPRLYLVQDERGLNLMRALEPRNPKPEEPSTGRSSLRLSLRDLRLEDGYVDFEGDTAEGTRQVRLEDFDAQGAASYGAAKQAFDVRLDATGGLSRPLTGPVKLTLRGQGEEQNLSTDVDLTVAGLVLQARGGMRGLSEAWMELERLSLEPATARAFVPTYPLIAPVSVEGNGQKQGDVARTSLTVKAGSATMNVDGSFNVATMRSDGVTVRARDINLAELMENAATTSIVANLNASGGGTSLETLDGQVELNVSPSKFKGQPLGPVELKASAKDGYYTLSRLRVLLPGASLDARGQGKVDHIQMKGSLSASDLAVLGQTVGRLGPGPALPLSGSGALDFQVEGPLRTPGVELSGTFATLGYEDNLIKDLNLKASLPDVTRPLSADASLVVGELQTGGRTFQNLSAAIITRGRELEATVKTAGDAVLGLTLAGTVDEDQEGLAVKAMTLAWPEGTWTLRGTSHVGFGGGRLEVKPALTLVSDQQRLAVTLVKEGEHVDGRVEADALDLTKLPRSFIPETLKLGGTVSARVSARGRLPRPDADISLTLADVRFQEYSDINATLKGTYVKDRASGTLTANVPAASITADFDVPVQGLLRHRKDEMSLRVNLARLSIEETRKMLGRPEPVSGELSGVLEVKGPAREPRLTFTMKGEGLVYGGLPQGVLKDPLAFTLTAASDEATGALGARFELQGLAKQTYVTLKTPFTLGQFLIKPPTADEVMRARLNVEGAMEELALAQVGALAGLQNAEGTVTATFALSGSVLVPEARLNVQARRVSANGLPPLDANLSVNGGGDDIRAELTTLRYDGDKTAPLAQLSATLDAPLGAIQDQDVIGWVPFELKGRLHPTALKELMGLAEADPTLREQGLQGIVSLEVSARGTPATPEVVLDVGLQQLGVGRLALGQAHVHYTYADARSDLDATVSAPSGGSLLVRAGIPLDLSLPAVQQGLEVKKVPLDVKVVARRFDMGFLSGATEMVRSLGGVLEADAAIAGTVGAPTLKGTVNWKDGRLGLMGFGEYRDIQVALGVTEERIHLQQLFARGGAGQLRLTAEAVRSKTGAYELTGETRLEKFPIISEDQLVAVASLRASLEGSLSLDTVNIRNLTIPEAHIELPEVQRKDLQPLEPASDIVLVRNGVPVDKRRRKRNEPPKDGTPTSGTAEDTASASNTDTPVTGKPSVAGTGGAGAQPRDLVDTSDSEEEVQRTYRILINAPRNLWVRGSDVNIELGLSQNFEVSYTDQPFLAGEVIVQRGRVDALGRRFDVQRESRVNFTGPPLAPYLNITAEHVNERENVTVFIHVRGQGKDFTIEPTSDPPMSETEIYTLLATGRRTLERNSGSSMTGAQAASVVGSLVASQAKKALSAELPLDVFSIEAGDSGLAGTKLEVGKYLTDKIYVGYTGRVGTAAQSRENANAVRFEYQFTPAWSLEANYGDARSGGLDLIWSKDY
- a CDS encoding expansin EXLX1 family cellulose-binding protein — encoded protein: MRASSLFSLRNLGTAAWVLTLAACSSSSEEIYGEIRALGDFRGGIATWYDATGAGHCGYDASPNDMDVAAMNAPEFSNSAVCGSCAEVEGPQGTVRVRIVDSCPECASGHLDLSKQAFAKIAPINDGRVTTQWRLVSCAVQGPVRYRIKEGSSEWWVGIQVRNHRLPIQKFEYQKNGSWVEVKREPYNYFVASSGMGPGPVKVRITATDGQKLEDTLPEIKAEKTFDGAAQFSLQ